In Musa acuminata AAA Group cultivar baxijiao chromosome BXJ3-9, Cavendish_Baxijiao_AAA, whole genome shotgun sequence, a single genomic region encodes these proteins:
- the LOC103974117 gene encoding STOREKEEPER protein — protein MSSKRAAAEAESSASDFSYASSSSDEKGEQEEDVRLSSVPQVPKPMKPSKHPSAATSSHDGEEDDDDSSNEEDGQRNKHQGDNGSEEEEDDDDEGSSDEGSDSDEANTMNKPLPPPPPPPPPPKPQFQPLPKPTPEPSDSGSSGDSDSESDSSDDAPVTPASRPSRAVDPSIKPINTKPMDTPNKPSKQANSPAPLQDRESLKRKHDVVERSELDNHGGQKRQLFQRLWSLDNEIALLKGLVEYRSKKGTVAASAHDMEDIRNFIKGSFQTDFSNTQLADKVRRLKKKFETNNARAKNGADPTFTKPHEQDGYKLSKKVWGVNRITSEHLDANSADSEDNEESESEMMNIRKSNEQQLTSLVVSKCHDAIVCESGDIVRVKIQFPYLWETVTKMADEYLCGIAIKRALEMVDVAKAKSMEEKLKKLKTTQMRQHLRRIDLNKETVKLILDAIGRSK, from the coding sequence ATGTCCTCGAAACGCGCTGCTGCTGAAGCCGAGTCTTCTGCATCCGACTTCTCGTACGCTTCCTCTTCATCCGACGAAAAAGGAGAGCAAGAAGAGGATGTGCGCCTCTCGTCTGTTCCTCAGGTACCCAAGCCCATGAAGCCCTCCAAGCACCCTTCCGCTGCCACCTCCAGCCACGACGGTGAAGAAGATGACGACGACAGTAGTAACGAGGAAGACGGCCAAAGAAACAAGCACCAGGGAGACAACGGaagtgaagaggaagaagacgacgacgacgaaggtTCCAGCGATGAAGGATCCGACTCTGATGAGGCGAATACAATGAAtaagccgctgccgccgccgccgccaccaccaccaccaccaaagcCACAGTTCCAACCACTGCCTAAACCAACGCCTGAGCCGTCGGATTCTGGTTCCTCTGGTGATTCTGACTCTGAATCTGATTCCTCTGACGATGCACCTGTTACCCCTGCCTCCCGCCCATCTCGTGCCGTGGATCCGTCGATCAAGCCCATAAACACCAAGCCTATGGACACCCCTAACAAGCCGAGCAAGCAAGCCAATTCCCCTGCTCCTTTGCAGGACCGAGAATCTCTGAAAAGGAAGCATGACGTGGTGGAGCGCTCTGAGCTGGATAATCATGGTGGACAGAAGCGCCAATTGTTTCAAAGACTGTGGAGCTTAGACAATGAAATAGCTTTACTTAAGGGCCTGGTGGAGTACCGAAGTAAGAAGGGCACTGTTGCTGCTTCTGCCCATGACATGGAAGACATTCGGAATTTTATCAAAGGTTCCTTCCAAACGGATTTCAGTAACACGCAGCTCGCTGATAAAGTGAGAAGGCTTAAGAAGAAGTTTGAGACAAATAATGCCCGTGCCAAAAATGGTGCAGACCCAACCTTCACCAAACCCCATGAGCAGGATGGGTATAAGCTCTCTAAGAAAGTTTGGGGAGTTAATAGGATAACCTCAGAGCATCTTGATGCTAATAGTGCTGACAGTGAGGACAATGAAGAAAGCGAGAGTGAGATGATGAACATTCGGAAATCAAATGAGCAGCAGTTGACCTCTCTTGTTGTGTCAAAGTGCCATGATGCTATTGTTTGTGAGAGTGGGGATATTGTAAGGGTTAAGATTCAGTTTCCATACTTGTGGGAGACAGTAACCAAAATGGCAGATGAGTATTTGTGTGGGATAGCCATCAAGAGGGCCCTAGAGATGGTAGATGTTGCTAAGGCAAAATCGATGGAAGaaaagcttaaaaaattaaaaacaactcagaTGAGGCAGCACTTGCGAAGGATTGATCTGAACAAGGAGACAGTGAAGCTTATTCTTGATGCTATAGGGAGATCAAAGTGA